The Oryza brachyantha chromosome 7, ObraRS2, whole genome shotgun sequence genomic interval gagttctataaaatatcatccTGCGTACGAATTTGTCTAACAAATGTCATCGTTTCCATCAGTATTTTTCTGCTCTAGTATGAATAGTGTATTAATGGTAAAACTGgataaaagtatttttctaTCAAGTGCTCTAGTATGAATAGTGTATTAATGGTAAAACTGGATAAAATTGTAATgacgatgatattttttaaacaaaatcgTTTGTACGATGTTATTTTATAGAACTTGCATTCATCAATGGTATTTGACATAGAGCAATTCCAAGAGATCTCTATCCCAACTTTCTATCTCTATATTTTtggcaaattaaaaaaacttatctcCAATAGTTTGCCATTCAActtccaaaaatttagtaatttcACACGTCCTTGTTTACGTATATATTTGGGAGTCAGAAGTTTTCCTGGACATCCAGGAAGTATGACTCAGTCTTTCTCTCACACCACTTTCATCGCGTCGTCATCATTTACCCTACGCCCTCCGCCCTCCTGCCGACGGTCCCGACCGGCGCCGGGCGACGCCTCGACACCGCACCCGCACGCCGCCCCCGCGAGTGGCGCCTGTACCTCCCAGCGTCGCACCcgcgcgcctcgtcgccgtcgccccgtCGGCACCCCGCGCCGCCCCACGCACTCCTTCTCGTCGCCCCGTTAGACAAATCTATCATCTGCATCAGATCGGACAGTCCACATCGATCGCtactctttcctttttctttgccCTGTTATATTTCTCCTTTCGCGCTCGCGCAATTGACGCCGTCCACCCCTCCACCGCCTCATTGCGCCATCACCTACGCGGTCcacggcgccgtcgcctcgccatcatccccgccgccgccggcctcttcatccccgccgtcgccgagccgtCCTCTCCATTCCCGTCGTCGCCTCGTCGTCCTCTCCatccccgtcgcctcgcggtccccggcgccgtcgcctcgccatcacccccgccgccgccggcctctccatccccgtcgtcgcctcgcTGTCCTCTCCATTCCCGCAGTCACCTCGCTGTCGGCCTCGCCGTGCCATCACCCCAGCGCCTCgccatccccgccgccgccgtcgccacttGCAGGTTAAGACCATAAGAGGTTCTGATTGTTGTTCTAGGTTTCAAGCATATCAGCATATCCTCCTCAATTGCTCACATATGGAACGTATATTAGGAGTTAGGACAATATTTAAACGATGCCAACAATATAATTAGGTCCTTGGGTTCTTGTTTTGAACAACATGAAGGACGTGCTGTTGTCTGAGTTTACGTTATtgtttgaattaattaatttacttatgtttatccaggtttttgttgttgtttgttttgattttttctgtATCTTTGTGGAATTTAGTATATTAATTCATGTTTGTATTTGGTAGCCCCGATGGATAAAGAGAAGTTTCAGTATATGAGGTCTAAACAGAATTGAGGCACTATCCAGTTTTGCTTCCAGCTGCTATACTGGTATCTGAAGCCTAAATATAATGGTGCCACTGGGTATTAAACCACTctctcaaattttaaaatacctTTTGGCCTTTTATTCATCTACAGTCCACTATTCACCATTTCACCCCTTCAAACAGAGATGTTATTACACCTGAAAAATTCAGTTTTGGTCTGGATGGATGTCTCTGGGCGGATTTTACTTTGTATGACAGGTAAAATGTAGTTACACCTCTGCTGAGATAATGGTCATCCCTTTTCTTTGAACAATTCTGAGCAAATGGGCTATTGGATGAAGTTAGCAACTCTTGAAATGTTTAGCACTGCAGGCCACTTCTCCTACACTGCAATCCAAGTAATTTCACCAGTCTTTCATTTCAGTCCCTTTGTTCCTCATTCATTCCAATTTTCCAGTAAATCACAACTCTGAACCTTTCTTTTGCAGCTTGCTTTCACTACATTAGTATACCCTGCACTGATTTTGGGATACATgggccaagctgcgtcgcaaCACCAAGCTCTGGACTCAACATACCAAATTGGGTACTATATCTCAGTCCTAGGTACTTCATGTTTCTGAATCTTACATTATAGCAGCTGATGCTTCTGAAATTTAACTGCTTAGTGTTTGAGGTATCAGTGGGCACTGAAGTAACACCATTTCATTTGGCTTGTGCAAAATGCAGAAAGTGTAAGGTGGACTATGCTTGTGCTGGCAATTTTGGCATCGGTTGTTGGAAGCCAAGCAATCATCAGTGGAACATTCTCCATCATCAACCAGAGCCAGTCCCTCAGTTGCTTCCCAAGAGTGAAAGTCGTGCACACATCTGAGAAAATCCATGGCCAGATTTACATCCCTGAGATCAACTGGCTGCTCATGGTCCTCTGCATTGAGGTGTGACTGTCGGATTTCGCGATACCAAGTATATGGGAAATGCATCTGGTGAGTATGCTCATTGACAATATTTAGCAGTGAGTAAAGTCCTATTTTTGCTGAGCTACAAAAATATACCCCTAAATTCAGATTTTGAGCTTAAATGCAGGACTTGAGTTTATATAACAAAACTTCAGCTTCACAGGTCTATATAGGCAATGTACTTATTAAGTTTCAgatgttgttttttatttcaggACTACAGGattttagtactaaatttagAGCTTAGGTTTCATGACAGATAGATTAATTGAGGACTTGTTCATTGACTAAATTAGCTTTTTGTCCAATAACAAATTGCAAAATTTATGTTCTATTATCTACTAAGACTATCAAATCATGAGAGAAGAGGTACATTGGGAGTAACCTGACACCTATTAAAGTGTTTTTAAAGAGAAAGTAATGATTTGATGCTACAATTTGTATTTAGAGATGATCAAAACTTTATCATTGCACCTCCGATTTTGCTCGAGGAAATTATTGACACATACCTGGCACACTTGCACGTAAGTAAAATTGGAATTGAAGCTGAGTTAGTtacaattttgtaatattCCATCATTGTTGTGTATGAATATCAGAATTACAAAGATTTAATTTACAGTTAGAGGAGAAACCTGACCGTTGTTTCATTTTTGCTAACAGGTTTCTGTTGTGAATCCTGCAATGGAGACAACATTAGGAATGATACAGAAGTTTGCATCTGATGTCCGTGATGGAAAAGTACCACAAAATAGATCTCGTAACCTAATGCTCTTCTTTCGTATGGATTTATCTAGGCTTGTGCAGCAGAGGTTACAATTGAGCCTTCAAGAATCAATAGCATTCTTATGGCAAAGGGTGATACGAGGGCGAAGCCAGGGGCCGTGAAGCTATCGACTCTTGATGAAAGCAGTTGGCTACAGGTAAAGGGGTACATGAGTTAGGAGCTTAGGATTGGGATcttatacttttattttatgtttagaTCATTTCTGATAAAATATTGTTCCATCAAGAACAAATTCCAATGGATCAGGAGCCCTTTTATCAATTTTGACATGGAAGTATGCAACTGACATTATTTTGACGGACTGACTTTTTCGTCCGTAACTATGTTTAAAGCATTTATGATTTCATTTATAATTGTATTCACATCTAAGTTTATTCACGTGGCATAATCATTGGCTGTTTGCTTCCAACCAGTATGAATGGGAAGTAGGAGATCCAACTCGCCGGCGTCCCAAGGGTCTAGATCCACATGACTTCGTAGTTGAGATTctattctgtttttttctctcttttcccaTATTCATTTTGTATCAAAGGTCTTACGATGAATGTTTGTTTCTCTCACAAAAATTGTGCAATAtctaaaacataaactttttaattgtttaatttttattatcaaatgtCACCATATGATAGCACATGTATGTTTAATATATGACTTGAACCGAATTAAAGTGcaattaaacatattttagaaaaaaactaatataaaattaaatgatatatgaatataaatattataataccgtagcgttagcacgggtATATAACTAGTAGTCTTTAATATACCCTCTTGTAAAGTATAAGTATGTGTTAAAACCAATATAAAGTGTGATGTGAAAAACAAGTATCacatcaattttaaaatataactatttctaGGATTTGAATCTTTTCCTGGAAAATAAGCATTTTTGACACTATTTATAGTACTACTGGTATCATTGAtcgttttctattttatccatACCTATcctttagagtttttttttggaatacaGTGTTCTCAAAACATTAGATTAGGAAAAATACAAGATTAGAGCCTATCAGTCCAAATGGATTGATAAACACGGGAAAACTATAGGACTGACCATTTAGATCGAGTacacgaaaaacgtaggaagTTAGAAGAGACAGataaacaaaaaggaaaatttccaAGTGGTTGGACCTATGTTGAAAATCCTctaaattcctatgttttgagATATTCCGAAGAAATTTTGAAAGAATTCGGAAGATGCATTCCATTGTTCGGCCATATACGAATTTTTTTCCATAGGAATCTATCATTCAAAATTCCTTTGTCCAAAGGAGctcaaattttgaaagaaTTCGGAAGATGCATTCCTTTGTTCGGCCATatacgaatttttttttccataggaATCTATCATTCAAAATTCCTTTGTCCAAAGGAGCTCTTACTCCGATCCATTTATACATCATAGTATTCTCTTCACAACCTTAATTTCtgttaaagaaattaaaaataaatataatttaggatGGATGTAGTAAATCATAAGAGGAGAGTAGTGTCATGAGTTTTAGCGATTGCCTACTGGAGATTGTGTTGGCTACCTGGTGACTATTCTGTTTGATTAGATTTTACGGTATTGGCTGTGTGAGATGTATGTCATTGAGAGCCGAGGTAGGGAGTAGGGATTGGGACGAGACATAAGAGCATCCACggtatattatattataaaagtggtcattatataataaataccATCATATTAATTGTCTTTATATATGTTGTGAGAGTGAATGGgtgattattatattattaatggCTAAAGCAGTCCATATCCATATGAGTTGTCCATAAGAATAAATGCTCTCACATTCTTTTTTCATTGGAATCTACTTTTTTACCATATCCATAAATATTACGAAATTTACCATAACTAATGTCACATGTGGTGGATGCACCCATATAGACTACATGATCTTTGTACATTAATCATACCCTAAGTGAAATGATCGGTCAAGCTAGTGTGTTCTTTAGCAATGATTGGGAAAAGATTCCCCTAGCACACAAACGGTACGGTGAATTAGtgtattattaattaagtattggCTAAAGAAAACTTGAATATagatttaatatgattttaaagcaactttcctatatatatatatatatatatattaaaatataccattgaAGGATTCGTTTGGTTTGGAGTAACTATAGTCCATAGCAATAGAAAGACGATGAGTAGGATGCATGCACACACCactccatatatttttttttcagatgttAAAGTGGAtgcaaattttcttttgttttctctctatcttgtataaaaggaaaaaaatcaatggtttCCTACACTTTAGTTATACCAACCGAATtactattattaaaattattccTTAGAAAtcaaaatactttattttgttCTCAAAATGAATAAGCACTAATATTTCCTCtgtttcgtaatgtaagatgtttaacttttttgtttgtaatgtttgatcatttgttttattcaaaaaattatgtgaatatcatttattttgcttgtgacttaggtccagtttagtttgcaaaaagtttttgcaaaaacattaaTTATGGTTTTTGACAcccatttgaagtattaaacgtacactaattacaaaacaaagtttaggttccgcctgaaaaccacgagacaaatcttttgagtctaattaatccgtcattaatatatgttggttgctgtagcacttatggctaatcacgtcctaattaggcttaaaaatctgtctcacgatttcccgcataaccgtgtaattagttttaatgttcatgtatatttaatgcttcatttaggtgtccataaattcgacgtgatgtttttgcaaaaagtttttgcGAACTAAACAGGagcttactttattatcaaaacaactttaagcatgattatatttgcactaaattttcgaataagacgaatagtcaaacgttgtaacaaaaaaagtcaaacatcttatattagcaggtataatagcagactataagctagctataagcatatttttaaagagataagaggagagagaagagatgtgagctactaatttgtagccagctgtataTGGGCTACAAgacaaaatatttgtatgacatgtgagactatatattgatgttttctaggtaactattgtatgaattaactattagattgactatagataaattggagccaaTAGTTGcatatactattgaactttgCTGTTATAAGACGGAGGTAGGCCACGTTTGTCGGTGACatgataagataacttatccgatgcgaaaaacatagtaatagattagtacatgattaattaattattaattataaaaaatatgaaatagactaatatgattttttaaaacaacttttttatagaaaaactttataaaaaatacaccatttagtaatttggaaaacgtgcgcgcgaaaaataagagagataaaagaaaacttaTGCAGCTCTCGAACGACGGCCGTAGTAGTTTGGGAAActtcaaaagtcaaaacaaaCGGAAGAGGTGGGGGAAGGGCGAGACGAACATAGGCCCTGGGTCCGTCTCCGAAAAGTCATGCAGTGTTGTGAAAGAGGTCGGAACGACGTTCGTTCGCGGTTGCGGCAGGTCGGCAAAACGaactccaccaccacccaacCCAAATCTTCCTTTCCATTCTCGTGCCACttttccttcctcctcctcctcttcccaaGTGGGCCCACACCGTGCGCCCGGTCCACGCGACCTCCACCCGCCGCACGCATCTCGAGGCATCCccatcccctcccctcccctcccctccctccgtGGACCGGGTCCAGGGAAGGAAGGCAGCGACGGTCGCAGCCGACCTAACAcattcttcctcctctctctctctctctctctctctcttctcatcctcttctctctcctcctctacCTGaattcctctctctcctccaggAAGCgggcgaggcgacgagcgagcgagcgcgcgGCCGGAGGGAGGATTTCGCGGTGGCCTGCCCCCGCCCCGGCTCggggtcgccgctgccgcgagGTGGTGCGGTTgcgccccctcccccctctcccccCCTAGCCCTGTTCTCTTCTTCTCCGTGCATGCATTTCGATCTGGTTTTCTCGTGCGATTGGTTCTCAATCGAGGTCGCCTTCTGTGGCGAGGCGTTTTAATTGTTCGCTCGCGTGCGAGAGATGGCGGTATGGTGGGTGCATGGAGCTGGTTCGTGGAGCTCGCGGATTCGGGCTAGCGGCTGTGAATTTCGTTCGACGTGCCCGCGGAGAAccggggagggaggggagggtgtTGCTGGTGCCATGGTTGGCATCACGCCTTTCTCATTTCCGCGGTGAAAATGCAGCTTCCCGGTTTGAACATTATTGGGGGGAACGTTGTCTAATTTAGTGAGCATATTGTCAGAGAAGTAGTAATATTCCTGTTGTTTTGGTTTGttagcagttttttttttgtttaactgTGTTCGTGGGATCGTGAATGTCTAATTACACTTATCATGACATGATTCACTCCCCCTAGAGAGCTAACCTGATTTCTTAGTTCTTGTTAGCACTATAGGTTTATCGAGAACCCCGTTAAAATCGGTTGTGTTTGATAATGGGACTGACTGGAACATTATCGAACTGGATAACATTCTTTCTCAGCAACTGGATTATTCTAATTCTATAGGCGcttctatttttcctatgaTGATGCGACCACTTGCTGAATGGTTGCACTAGATTAGCCTTTTGTCTGTGGTAATGCACATGCATTTGACTAGTCAAAACAGGTGCCCAGTAAGTGATGTCAAGTGATTGAACTGGACATGACATGAAAAGCTTGGAGTGTATGAGTCAATGATAAGTGGACTCCCTCCTTTTGGTTTGTTAAAAGTTTCAACACTGTTTATTTGGATAAATAACTCTTTGATTGCCTTATTATAGAATACTTCTGTGTTGAAATATGAACGCCGTTAAGCGAATGGCATGTCTAGTTGATGCTTATATCAGGAAACAATTGTTAACGTCAGGCTGAGAGACTTTGTTTCTAACATAGCCTTGAGTGTATTGTCTTCTCAGATCATATGTAACTTGACCGAACAAGGTTATCTTACTGCACAATGCCAGTCTGATTTGTTATGGCATCTCCCTGCAATGATTGTTGGATGTTCATTCCTTAGCTTTATTAACTTTGTTGAAGTGAAAGTTTTGTAATATTCCCTCTTTTATTTCAGAAACAAATGAATCGTGACGAATGAAAAGTTAAACCATGTGCCACAGTTGAATGGTTCCATTGCCACCCTGTTTGGCAGATTTTGTTCATACGAGCTCATCTTCAAGCTTATATGGGGTAGGTTCTCTTCGTGTTTACCTGGAATAAACATTAGGATCATATTCATAGCTCCGTACATTTTCAATTCAAATTCGGTCATATTATATCCTTTACTTTAGTTAATGAGGGACTGTTTTCAAGACTGTCACTGGGGCAATTCATACGTCAAGCATTTCTGATGTTTACTTCATGCAGTACAGTTGCTGCATAGGTAATTTGAGCAAGTCCCAGCCACTGACAGATTCTAAAGCAAAAACATCTGTGAGAAAGAAGCCTTACCATTCATCTGCTGGAAAAAGAAGGCAATGCTCATCAGGCCAAGAAGCAATGGAGAACAATGTTAGTGTATCAGTATCCCTTGAGGGAAATATATCATCACTTCCCAACTCTATCATCAATGATTCTAACGGGAAAGACACCTCATTCATCAATCATGGTATGCATGATTTTAGATTCTTGTTTCGTGGGTTGTTCAGTCCAATAGCTTCTATCTGTAGTCATGTGTATGTTTTCTATACAAATATTCTTTCTGCAGCGGCTATAGCATGGGCTGATATGAGAAGGCAATGGACCGGAGACCAGGAGAAAGTTCCCAAAGAGGCATCACGAGAGCCGATAATAAGGTCCATTTTTCTCTCATCTTTCATTTGCCTTTAACGTTTCTGTACAGCTTTGATCTGGAGTTCAGAAAACTATAAATGACTTGCATTAATGGATCTGGAATGTTTTTGGTAAACTAGCTTGTCTGGAGACTGTTGTTTTCATTCCAGCTATGAGTTCTTGTTATCTAGGAATAGTTTGTAACTACCTCTGCAAATAAGCGTGAAATTTCATCACTATATTATTTGTCAAGGCTGTAATAAATATCATGTCTGGTGCCTGACCAAATAGCATGGTACATTTAACCATCTCGATATATTTGGCTAGCACTAAGCCTAAGGGTTATTGATGGTAAATGACGTGGAGATGGTTTTCAGCACCTGATCTAGCAACTCTGGCAATGATTTCCACTTCTACCCACACTGCCTGCCTAGAGGATATTAAAAGAGAACTGTGGCATTGCCTTTTGCTGGTCAATGTTTGTTGTTCCATGCCACCTACTTTTTTATTCACACCAAACATCAGGTACAATCATTAACgcctttatatatgtttatcacAGCTGGTGCACAACATATGATGATCTGTTGTCGACAAGTGAGCGGTTTCCTCGGCCAATCCCACTATCTGTAAGATCCATAATAAAACCTTTATTCCATTGATTATTTATGCAGTGCTCTTCTGATTTATAAAATTCTTGCAGGAGatggttgattttttggttgaCATATGGCATGAAGAAGGGCTCTATGATTAGTTGagtttgactgtttatgataGTTttctggagaaaaaaaagaaagaaaagaaactacAAAGTATTCACAAATTGGGAATtgggaaaggaaaaaaaactgttgTAAAAGCTACTACAATGTGTTGATATGATTTCTTTCCAGTTGGACATTATGCTGTCAGATGTTGCAGACATGCAGTTTGCTGAACGATCACATATTGACATGTCATAGGTATAAACTGAAAGGAAAAAGTCTACCATATGTCCCTTAACTTTAAGACGAGTCTGTTCTTTTGTCCCTTAACCATAATACCGGAAATGTGTATCCCTAAACTCGAATAATCCGTTTAGAAAAAGTCTCTTTTGTTCCTTAACCGTAATACCGGAAATGTGTATCCCTAAACTCGAATAATCCGTTTAGAAAAAGTCTCTCAGTAGTTTTGACTCATTTTTTACTGGTTTTGCTAATGTGGCGTCCGATGGGTCTTACATGtcggttattttttttttctttctcctctccactctcccttcctctcttctctcttctccggAGCACAGCAGGGGCGGCCCGGGGACGGCCGGGCTGGCGACACGGCGTgtagcggcggcgcgggcttCAGCAGTGGCGTGCGGCGATcgacgcgggcggcggcggccgacgtggGTGCGTAGTAGAGCCACGCGGGCGGTAGCGTGCGTCCGCGCCCACAAAGGAGGCTTCCCCGTCACGTGCCTCGAGCTCAACGACGACGACTCGATCCTTGTCTCCGACGGCTACGAAGGCGAGGTGGCCATGTTCGTCCTCCTCTCCATCCTCGACGCCGACACCGACGACACCAGCGGCTCAACCGACGGCGAGTGAACTTTCTTCAGCTAGACCGGCGGAGGCAAGCATGTGCCTCGTGCCGTCTTCGTCGATCTCGAACCCATTGTGATCGATGAGGTGCGCACTAGTGTCTACCGCCCTGAGCAGCTCATCAGCGACAACGAGGACGCCGCTGTCAGCTTTCCAACAGCCGCCGCCAACTTCGCCCGCGGCCACTACACAAGTTAAGTAATTGATCACTTGATCATAATTTTGTAGAGGTTTTGATCAAGTGATAAATTACTGATGGATGGACAatctttttcttgttcttgcagTTGGCAAGGAGATTGTTGATCTCGTCCTTGATCGCGTTCGCAAGCTCGCCGACGATTGCACCGGCCTGGCTTCTTGGTCTTCAACACCGTCGGTGGCGGCACTGTCTCCGGCCTCGGCTCGCTCCTCCTCGACCGCCTGGCAGTTGACTATGGCAAGAAGTCCATGCTGGGGTTCACTGTCTATCGTCTCCACAGACCCTTACAACAACGTGCTCTCCACTCACTCTCTCTTGGAGCACACTGATGCCCACCTCCGCACCCTCACACTCCCATGCACCACGTTCTCCCTTACCCTGgacctccccgccgcccgcctctTCGCCGGCCGCTCCGACAGTCGCGCCCACCGCCACGTCGTGCCCCTGGGCTCTGCCGCCAACACAACCACCGCGACAACGCGCTTGTGGCATGCAAGCGGCAACACCAACGCGTGCAAGAACCTGGTCACGTGCTCGGAGGACGGCAATGTGAGCATCTGGGATCTAGCGAGTGGGTTGCTGGCCGCCGCGTTccggatcggcggcggcgcagtcATCGACGCGACAGTGCTCAAGAAATCCGCCGCTGTAGTGGCCAGGGCTCGAAACGACGGCACGGGGTTCACTTTCTGCGACGGTGAGGATTGGCGGAGAAGGGTAGGGAGAAGTGGTCGGGTTTCATCGCCCACCCGTGTCGGttgccgcgccggccgccgcacgccgtcgccgccagcgccccgccccgccggcTGAGCAAGGAGAGGgagaaagaattttttttaaaaaaatacctaaaATGTGGGAGTCACCGAAcgccacatcagcaaaactagtgaaaaaataagtcaaaaaTACTAAGGCACCTTTTATGAACGGATTATACGAGTTTAAGGGTATATATCTCTCGTATTCCGATCAAAGGGCGAAAAACAAACTCGTCTATAAGTTGAGGGGCCTTTGGTGGACTTTTTCCAAACTGAAAGGTAGTAGTACCTCACGGCGAACGGCCCATTGGTCCATTTTCTTGATGAGCGTTGGAAAATTTCTCAAATGCCAAAGGAAAATGTGTTGTCTGCTCGATGTTGGCTTCTGGAGTTCTGGCATGTGAAAACATCAGCAAGAAGGTGAAAAAGTCATTACCTGCACCTGATGTATGTCAATTGACACATCTTCATCCAAAGCAGTTGTCTGTAGCACTGGTATGACAGCCTGTGATGTTTACAACGAGCTGATACAGGATGAAAGCGCTGGGAAATTCAGCAGTAGCACAACAAAATTGATGCTTTTACtatatccattttttttttaaaaaaagcaacTGTCAAGTACCTGAACGAGAAATTTAGGCTCAAGAACGAAATCTGTGCATTATCTGAACGAGAAATTCAGGCTTTGCAaaagttttttcatgtttagaATGTGTTAGGAAAAAAAGGTGTAAATTGCATATTGCACCAGGTAGATATCATCGTGTTTCGCTTTTGCACCGGTGAAGAGTATATAAGTGCATCGGTTAATGTGTTATTTTCATCTTTTCTGTGCAGCGTATTGGTTGATCTAGTGTACCTAACTTGCAAGCCATGTTTGTCCGGTTATaacttcatctatttttggtaTGTTAACCAATGTCGCTGCTGTGGTCTTTTGTGAagataaaaatgaaagattaagattttctgatttttatggtagctatttaatgatgtaaCCAATAAAATTGActactacttaaaaatatatttagaaaagataagatgattaacttgtgtatatatatatattatatatatatatatcaaaactaatatgtgcaccacTATATAATAAGCTATTTTATGCCCCCCTCCCTTCACAGGACCCAAACTCACCTCCCACCCCTTCCAAGGGCCCAAAAGCTCTCTTCTAGCCTGGTCAAACCTCTTTCCCGCTAGTCAAACATATCCTTTAACCTtcctccccacccccacctTTGTCCAGTCCCGTCTATCTGAAAAGCGCAGTAACACGAaggcaaaaatataataacatgccctataaaatacagtaacaataccttgacggatctagttttttaaatcataattttttaacccccgtagtgaaaacggttttaaaaagtaatataagacacatgagatattgctctctaaagattgagAATATAACATTTTAGCTATCCCACATGTATTAGTTGTATTATAGCAATAGTATTCAGTCACATCtcgtgttactgtacttcGATCATaatgttactatatttgtaTCATGATATTACtgtaattgtgcagtaacaacgcacatgttactgcacttatatCCCAATTATGTagtaacaatacacatattttatagtaacatgACGTTATAGCGTTACTGTAGCTATTGTCATAGCATTAgtgtatactaatacaaatcctatatatatttcttaagattacaaactttaaacaactttatctctcacctcataaaagtgctttaaaaaaattagatcccTCATGGatatgtttcgacgttgttactgcGAA includes:
- the LOC102707980 gene encoding probable potassium transporter 9, whose product is MGYWMKLATLEMFSTAGHFSYTAIQLAFTTLVYPALILGYMGQAASQHQALDSTYQIGYYISVLESVRWTMLVLAILASVVGSQAIISGTFSIINQSQSLSCFPRVKVVHTSEKIHGQIYIPEINWLLMVLCIEV
- the LOC102708262 gene encoding uncharacterized protein LOC102708262 isoform X1, which codes for MVPLPPCLADFVHTSSSSSLYGYSCCIGNLSKSQPLTDSKAKTSVRKKPYHSSAGKRRQCSSGQEAMENNVSVSVSLEGNISSLPNSIINDSNGKDTSFINHAAIAWADMRRQWTGDQEKVPKEASREPIISWCTTYDDLLSTSERFPRPIPLSEMVDFLVDIWHEEGLYD
- the LOC102708262 gene encoding uncharacterized protein LOC102708262 isoform X2, with the protein product MGCCIGNLSKSQPLTDSKAKTSVRKKPYHSSAGKRRQCSSGQEAMENNVSVSVSLEGNISSLPNSIINDSNGKDTSFINHAAIAWADMRRQWTGDQEKVPKEASREPIISWCTTYDDLLSTSERFPRPIPLSEMVDFLVDIWHEEGLYD